In a single window of the Arachis hypogaea cultivar Tifrunner chromosome 6, arahy.Tifrunner.gnm2.J5K5, whole genome shotgun sequence genome:
- the LOC112696665 gene encoding growth-regulating factor 3, which yields MDFHYLKQWRNQDESEEQQHSTKMPKLLPPESHQQQPPSPASALPLFVPEPNSKVTCTLSDSTLAPHTTTTTTKFPRMGSYFSLSQWQELELQALIFRYMLAGAAVPPELLQPIKKSLFHSSPYFLHHSLQHYQPAALLQSGYWGRASMDPEPGRCRRTDGKKWRCSRDVVAGQKYCERHMHRGRNRSRKPVELPTPTTGGGTTLGVVSSSSCISSPPLATASLKSPFDLLHLNNERSSGSGGTKEEENKRVFENQDNHHHVGGDGGRSGGHMLRHFFDDWPRSLHQDPENAENNGGGGGSGRMNSATSLSISMPGNNAASSDVSLKLSTGYGEDPCPRNGNGNAEAEQLQLSWAGGWSSGNQVASMGGPLAEALRSSTSTSSPTSVLHHLPRAAASQTSFIST from the exons atggacttccattatcTGAAGCAATGGAGAAACCAGGATGAGTCAGAGGAACAACAACATTCTACAAAGATGCCAAAACTTCTCCCACCAGAATCCCATCAACAACAGCCACCATCACCTGCCTCTGCTCTCCCCTTGTTTGTACCTGAACCCAACAGCAAAGTCACCTGCACCCTGTCAGATTCAACACTTGCTCCTcatactactactactaccaccAAATTCCCCA GAATGGGGAGTTACTTCAGCTTGTCACAGTGGCAGGAGCTTGAGTTGCAGGCTTTGATATTCAGGTACATGTTGGCCGGTGCTGCTGTTCCCCCTGAGCTCCTTCAACCAATCAAGAAAAGCCTCTTCCATTCTTCTCCCTATTTCCTTCACCACTCTCTCCAACACTATCAACCTGCAGCTC TGTTGCAATCAGGGTACTGGGGAAGAGCATCAATGGATCCGGAGCCAGGGCGGTGCCGGAGGACTGACGGGAAGAAGTGGCGGTGCTCGAGGGACGTGGTGGCCGGTCAGAAGTACTGCGAGCGCCACATGCATAGAGGTCGAAACCGTTCAAGAAAGCCTGTGGAACTACCCACACCAACCACTGGTGGTGGAACTACTTTAGGCGTTGTTTCATCATCTTCTTGTATCTCTTCACCGCCTCTTGCCACTGCCTCATTGAAATCCCCCTTTGATCTCCTTCACCTTAATAATGAAcg GTCCTCTGGGAGTGGAGGGAccaaggaagaagaaaacaagagGGTGTTTGAAAATCAAGATAACCATCATCATGTGGGTGGGGATGGTGGCAGATCAGGTGGGCACATGCTGAGGCATTTCTTTGATGACTGGCCACGTTCACTGCATCAGGACCCTGAAAACGCTGAAaacaatggtggtggtggtgggagtGGGAGGATGAACTCGGCCACATCACTCTCAATTTCAATGCCTGGAAATAATGCTGCTTCTTCGGATGTATCACTAAAGTTGTCCACTGGGTATGGGGAGGATCCGTGTCCAAGAAATGGGAATGGGAATGCAGAGGCAGAGCAACTGCAGTTGAGTTGGGCCGGAGGCTGGAGTTCGGGGAATCAAGTGGCTTCAATGGGAGGACCACTTGCTGAGGCACTCAGATCATCCACTTCCACTTCATCTCCCACCAGTGTTCTGCATCACTTGCCTCGTGCTGCTGCCTCTCAGACCAGCTTCATTAGCACCTAG
- the LOC112696663 gene encoding 1,4-alpha-glucan-branching enzyme 1, chloroplastic/amyloplastic isoform X1, which translates to MVYTVSGIQFPSVPSLQKSSQLSFYDRRSASFSFLLNRNSFSRKSLAVKCSHDSDLSSSSVAESDKVLIPQGHDNSSTTTDEVEAPDITSEDPQKIQEFTMKGEKIDYEAVSTDKDDKDGQGHVLSSHVDVDTNTQAENTSVSINKKVKVESEEARPKIIAPPGTGHKIYEIDPSLQAHRAHLDFRYGQYKRLLEEINKNEGGLDAFSRGYEKFGFTRSATGITYREWAPGATSAALIGDFNNWNPNADVMTRNEFGVWEIFLPNNVDGSLPIPHGSRVKIRMETPSGIKDSIPAWIKFSVQAPGEIPYNGIYYDPPEEEKYVFKYPQPKRPKSLRIYESHVGMSSPEPKINTYVNFRDEVLPRIKRLGYNAVQIMAIQEHSYYASFGYHVTNFFAPSSRFGTPDDLKSLIDKAHELGLLVLMDIVHSHASNNTLDGLNMFDGTDTHYFHGGSRGYHWMWDSRLFNYGSWEVLRYLLSNARWWLEEYKFDGFRFDGVTSMMYTHHGLGVGFTGNYNEYFGFATDVDAVVYLMLVNDVIHGLFPEAVTIGEDVSGMPTFCLPTQDGGVGFDYRLHMAIADKWIEILKKKDEDWEMGDIVHTLTNRRWLEKCVAYAESHDQALVGDKTIAFWLMDKDMYDFMALDRPSTPLIDRGIALHKMIRLITMGLGGEGYLNFMGNEFGHPEWIDFPRGDQHLPTGAVIPGNNYSYDKCRRRFDLGDADYLRYRGMQEFDQAMQHLEERFGFMTSEHQYISRKHEGDKVIVFERGKLVFVFNFHWYNSYSDYRVGCLNPGKYKIVLDSDDPLFGGFNRLNPTAEYFTSDGWYDGRPRSFLVYAPSRTAVVYALADEAEPEPTLKPVEVLKPVEVLVMEPELEPEPKQVLESESKPEPVEAEVEP; encoded by the exons ATGGTTTACACCGTCTCGGGGATTCAGTTCCCCTCGGTTCCTTCGTTGCAGAAATCGTCGCAGCTGAGCTTCTACGATCGAAGGAGCGCTTCGTTCTCATTTCTCCTGAACAGGAACTCCTTCTCTC GGAAAAGTCTCGCTGTAAAATGTTCCCATGATTCTGACTTGTCATCTTCCTCGGTTGCTGAATCTGATAAAGTACTTATTCCTCAAGGTCATGATAACTCTTCAACCACGACTGATGAAGTTGAAGCTCCTGATATAACTTCAGAGGATCCGCAg AAAATACAAGAGTTTACCATGAAAggtgagaaaattgattatgaagcAGTTAGCACTGACAAAGATGACAAGGATGGGCAAGGTCATGTTTTGTCATCACATGTGGATGTTGACACCAATACTCAAGCTGAGAATACATCAGTATCTATAAACAAGAAAGTGAAGGTCGAAAGTGAGGAAGCTAGACCAAAGATCATTGCCCCACCTGGCACTGGTCATAAAATATATGAGATTGATCCATCTTTGCAAGCTCACCGTGCTCATCTTGACTTCCG TTATGGACAATATAAGAGATTGCttgaagaaattaacaagaatgaAGGTGGTCTGGATGCATTTTCTCGTGGTTATGAAAAATTTGGCTTCACCCGCAG TGCTACAGGCATTACTTACAGAGAGTGGGCACCTGGAGCAACG TCAGCAGCATTAATTGGAGATTTCAACAACTGGAATCCAAACGCAGATGTAATGACTCGG aatgagTTTGGTGTATGGGAGATCTTCTTGCCAAACAATGTGGATGGTTCACTGCCAATTCCTCATGGTTCTCGAGTCAAG ATCCGCATGGAAACTCCGTCTGGAATCAAAGATTCAATCCCTGCTTGGATAAAGTTCTCTGTACAGGCTCCTGGTGAAATTCCATATAATGGTATATACTATGATCCACCAGAAGAG GAAAAATATGTCTTCAAATATCCACAGCCAAAGAGACCAAAATCACTTAGAATATATGAATCACATGTTGGAATGAGTAGTCCG GAACCAAAAATCAATACGTATGTCAACTTTAGAGATGAAGTGCTACCTCGCATTAAAAGGCTTGGCTATAATGCTGTCCAGATTATGGCTATTCAAGAGCATTCTTATTATGCTAGCTTTGG GTACCATGTTACAAATTTCTTTGCACCTAGCAGCCGGTTTGGAACTCCGGATGATCTCAAGTCTCTCATAGACAAAGCCCATGAATTAGGCCTGCTTGTTCTGATGGATATTGTACATAG TCATGCATCAAATAATACACTGGATGGGCTGAACATGTTTGATGGAACTGATACTCATTACTTCCATGGTGGGTCACGAGGTTATCATTGGATGTGGGATTCTCGTCTTTTTAACTATGGAAGCTGGGAG GTTCTAAGGTATCTGCTTTCAAATGCAAGATGGTGGCTGGAAGAATATAAGTTTGATGGGTTTCGATTTGATGGTGTCACATCAATGATGTATACTCATCATGGATTGGGG GTTGGTTTTACTGGAAATTACAATGAGTACTTCGGTTTTGCAACTGATGTTGATGCTGTGGTTTACCTGATGCTGGTTAATGATGTCATTCATGGGCTCTTTCCTGAGGCTGTTACTATTGGTGAAGAT GTCAGTGGAATGCCAACATTTTGCCTTCCTACACAAGATGGTGGGGTTGGCTTTGACTACCGCCTGCACATGGCCATTGCAGACAAGTGGATTGAGATTCTCAA GAAGAAAGATGAAGACTGGGAAATGGGTGATATAGTTCACACTCTCACAAACAGAAGGTGGCTAGAAAAATGTGTAGCATATGCTGAAAGTCATGACCAAGCTTTGGTTGGGGACAAGACAATTGCATTTTGGTTGATGGACAAG GATATGTATGACTTCATGGCCTTAGATAGACCATCTACTCCTCTCATAGATCGTGGTATAGCACTACACAAGATGATTAGGCTTATCACAATGGGTCTTGGTGGGGAAGGGTATTTGAATTTTATGGGGAATGAATTTGGCCATCCTG AGTGGATTGATTTTCCAAGGGGTGATCAACATCTTCCTACTGGTGCAGTAATTCCCGGGAATAATTACAGTTATGATAAATGTAGGCGTAGATTTGACTTG GGGGATGCAGACTATCTTAGATATAGGGGGATGCAAGAATTTGATCAGGCTATGCAGCATCTGGAAGAAAGGTTTGGT TTCATGACTTCTGAACACCAATATATTTCTCGGAAACATGAGGGTGACAAAGTTATAGTGTTTGAAAGGGGCAAACTTGTATTTGTCTTCAATTTTCATTGGTACAACAGCTATTCAGATTACAGAGTTGGATGTTTAAACCCAGGGAAATACAAG ATTGTCTTGGATTCAGATGATCCCTTGTTTGGTGGCTTCAACAGACTCAATCCCACAGCCGAGTACTTCACCTCT GATGGATGGTATGACGGCCGACCCCGATCTTTTCTCGTGTATGCACCTTCTAGAACAGCTGTGGTGTATGCCCTCGCAGATGAAGCTGAGCCAGAGCCAACGCTAAAACCAGTTGAAGTCCTAAAACCAGTTGAAGTGCTAGTGATGGAACCAGAGCTAGAGCCAGAGCCAAAGCAAGTGCTAGAGTCAGAGTCAAAGCCAGAGCCAGTTGAAGCAGAAGTTGAACCCTGA
- the LOC112696663 gene encoding 1,4-alpha-glucan-branching enzyme 1, chloroplastic/amyloplastic isoform X2, with protein sequence MKGEKIDYEAVSTDKDDKDGQGHVLSSHVDVDTNTQAENTSVSINKKVKVESEEARPKIIAPPGTGHKIYEIDPSLQAHRAHLDFRYGQYKRLLEEINKNEGGLDAFSRGYEKFGFTRSATGITYREWAPGATSAALIGDFNNWNPNADVMTRNEFGVWEIFLPNNVDGSLPIPHGSRVKIRMETPSGIKDSIPAWIKFSVQAPGEIPYNGIYYDPPEEEKYVFKYPQPKRPKSLRIYESHVGMSSPEPKINTYVNFRDEVLPRIKRLGYNAVQIMAIQEHSYYASFGYHVTNFFAPSSRFGTPDDLKSLIDKAHELGLLVLMDIVHSHASNNTLDGLNMFDGTDTHYFHGGSRGYHWMWDSRLFNYGSWEVLRYLLSNARWWLEEYKFDGFRFDGVTSMMYTHHGLGVGFTGNYNEYFGFATDVDAVVYLMLVNDVIHGLFPEAVTIGEDVSGMPTFCLPTQDGGVGFDYRLHMAIADKWIEILKKKDEDWEMGDIVHTLTNRRWLEKCVAYAESHDQALVGDKTIAFWLMDKDMYDFMALDRPSTPLIDRGIALHKMIRLITMGLGGEGYLNFMGNEFGHPEWIDFPRGDQHLPTGAVIPGNNYSYDKCRRRFDLGDADYLRYRGMQEFDQAMQHLEERFGFMTSEHQYISRKHEGDKVIVFERGKLVFVFNFHWYNSYSDYRVGCLNPGKYKIVLDSDDPLFGGFNRLNPTAEYFTSDGWYDGRPRSFLVYAPSRTAVVYALADEAEPEPTLKPVEVLKPVEVLVMEPELEPEPKQVLESESKPEPVEAEVEP encoded by the exons ATGAAAggtgagaaaattgattatgaagcAGTTAGCACTGACAAAGATGACAAGGATGGGCAAGGTCATGTTTTGTCATCACATGTGGATGTTGACACCAATACTCAAGCTGAGAATACATCAGTATCTATAAACAAGAAAGTGAAGGTCGAAAGTGAGGAAGCTAGACCAAAGATCATTGCCCCACCTGGCACTGGTCATAAAATATATGAGATTGATCCATCTTTGCAAGCTCACCGTGCTCATCTTGACTTCCG TTATGGACAATATAAGAGATTGCttgaagaaattaacaagaatgaAGGTGGTCTGGATGCATTTTCTCGTGGTTATGAAAAATTTGGCTTCACCCGCAG TGCTACAGGCATTACTTACAGAGAGTGGGCACCTGGAGCAACG TCAGCAGCATTAATTGGAGATTTCAACAACTGGAATCCAAACGCAGATGTAATGACTCGG aatgagTTTGGTGTATGGGAGATCTTCTTGCCAAACAATGTGGATGGTTCACTGCCAATTCCTCATGGTTCTCGAGTCAAG ATCCGCATGGAAACTCCGTCTGGAATCAAAGATTCAATCCCTGCTTGGATAAAGTTCTCTGTACAGGCTCCTGGTGAAATTCCATATAATGGTATATACTATGATCCACCAGAAGAG GAAAAATATGTCTTCAAATATCCACAGCCAAAGAGACCAAAATCACTTAGAATATATGAATCACATGTTGGAATGAGTAGTCCG GAACCAAAAATCAATACGTATGTCAACTTTAGAGATGAAGTGCTACCTCGCATTAAAAGGCTTGGCTATAATGCTGTCCAGATTATGGCTATTCAAGAGCATTCTTATTATGCTAGCTTTGG GTACCATGTTACAAATTTCTTTGCACCTAGCAGCCGGTTTGGAACTCCGGATGATCTCAAGTCTCTCATAGACAAAGCCCATGAATTAGGCCTGCTTGTTCTGATGGATATTGTACATAG TCATGCATCAAATAATACACTGGATGGGCTGAACATGTTTGATGGAACTGATACTCATTACTTCCATGGTGGGTCACGAGGTTATCATTGGATGTGGGATTCTCGTCTTTTTAACTATGGAAGCTGGGAG GTTCTAAGGTATCTGCTTTCAAATGCAAGATGGTGGCTGGAAGAATATAAGTTTGATGGGTTTCGATTTGATGGTGTCACATCAATGATGTATACTCATCATGGATTGGGG GTTGGTTTTACTGGAAATTACAATGAGTACTTCGGTTTTGCAACTGATGTTGATGCTGTGGTTTACCTGATGCTGGTTAATGATGTCATTCATGGGCTCTTTCCTGAGGCTGTTACTATTGGTGAAGAT GTCAGTGGAATGCCAACATTTTGCCTTCCTACACAAGATGGTGGGGTTGGCTTTGACTACCGCCTGCACATGGCCATTGCAGACAAGTGGATTGAGATTCTCAA GAAGAAAGATGAAGACTGGGAAATGGGTGATATAGTTCACACTCTCACAAACAGAAGGTGGCTAGAAAAATGTGTAGCATATGCTGAAAGTCATGACCAAGCTTTGGTTGGGGACAAGACAATTGCATTTTGGTTGATGGACAAG GATATGTATGACTTCATGGCCTTAGATAGACCATCTACTCCTCTCATAGATCGTGGTATAGCACTACACAAGATGATTAGGCTTATCACAATGGGTCTTGGTGGGGAAGGGTATTTGAATTTTATGGGGAATGAATTTGGCCATCCTG AGTGGATTGATTTTCCAAGGGGTGATCAACATCTTCCTACTGGTGCAGTAATTCCCGGGAATAATTACAGTTATGATAAATGTAGGCGTAGATTTGACTTG GGGGATGCAGACTATCTTAGATATAGGGGGATGCAAGAATTTGATCAGGCTATGCAGCATCTGGAAGAAAGGTTTGGT TTCATGACTTCTGAACACCAATATATTTCTCGGAAACATGAGGGTGACAAAGTTATAGTGTTTGAAAGGGGCAAACTTGTATTTGTCTTCAATTTTCATTGGTACAACAGCTATTCAGATTACAGAGTTGGATGTTTAAACCCAGGGAAATACAAG ATTGTCTTGGATTCAGATGATCCCTTGTTTGGTGGCTTCAACAGACTCAATCCCACAGCCGAGTACTTCACCTCT GATGGATGGTATGACGGCCGACCCCGATCTTTTCTCGTGTATGCACCTTCTAGAACAGCTGTGGTGTATGCCCTCGCAGATGAAGCTGAGCCAGAGCCAACGCTAAAACCAGTTGAAGTCCTAAAACCAGTTGAAGTGCTAGTGATGGAACCAGAGCTAGAGCCAGAGCCAAAGCAAGTGCTAGAGTCAGAGTCAAAGCCAGAGCCAGTTGAAGCAGAAGTTGAACCCTGA